From the Solanum pennellii chromosome 4, SPENNV200 genome, one window contains:
- the LOC107017980 gene encoding lysine-specific demethylase JMJ25-like isoform X1, protein MEETIQNKVKFDSLEETEDDIQVKFETLEETVESMEETVEVKLESLEDLKVEEEEEEGMVLTEVVKPKKKRGRPPNKNKGKLKLEEDTGKETCIKKNTNLGRKKNHVQKKNHVNEKEDEIDSMREEEKNDFDRVSATHRPVRSSRKKAIEKITEFSLQMNEWDEEDLSAHKKRRGQGRKSGVKTEEGNADSGQKIASKKRGIMSLKVNGGDSNSKEEEGNGSKKHRAEEQDKVERSESARQIKDNASNPRARKRKDENGNEILSNMCHQCQRNDKGRVVRCTSCKTKRYCIPCITTWYPGMPEEAFAESCPVCRQNCNCKACLRLDGPIRALKDSQCQISEEEKFEHSKFILQILLPFLRRFNAEQVMEKEIEAKTRGPSVSELVLKKAKCQKNERMYCNNCKTSIFDFHRNCSSCSYDLCLTCCRELRDGHLKGGDEEVIVEFVDKGVDYLHGDVRPGSSSDTRTSRRSKSSKKMVENDSVDDARLAFEMEPGDNGGHLQDNSGGPAGEWKSNEDGSIPCPPQKFGGCGKGNLDLKCLLNKTEGLSELLARAEDIAKRFELEYMPEISQGPCCCRNSVNEDDIQKSKMCKTVSRDGCDDNYLYCPAAKDLQQEDLKHFQCHWLKGEPVIVRNVLETASGLSWEPMVMWRACRQIKNLNHPLLLDVVAINCLDWCEVEVNIHQFFKGYLEGRTDSAGWPQILKLKDWPPSDLFDERLPRHGAEFVRCLPFQEYTNPQNGFLNLAVKLPPNSLKPDMGPKTYIAYGVRQELGRGDSVTKLHCDMSDAVNVLTHTQAINLTPEQLSVMEKMKKKHAEQDKTELQMAEGEKKCKNEASSELIDDYCVHSDRSSRRDEEKTEHSEVQSLSFEPDCGNPSIIPSASCVEPEGDTDADLVINGAINSTSYSEASGGIRIDNDKNDECKDDPVFEKNEVSEDMDGGALWDIFRRQDVAKLEEYLLKHFKEFRHIYCCPVPQVIHPIHDQTFYLTEDHKRKLKEEYGVEPWTFVQKLGDAVFIPAGCPHQVRNLKSCIKVALDFVSPENLHECIRLTEEFRTLPQNHRAKEDKLEVKKMSICAVRDAVVELEKLSKESTGNNEKRRHTVMDDDREHSGDD, encoded by the exons ATGGAGGAAACTATTCAGAACAAGGTAAAGTTTGATTCTTTAGAGGAAACGGAGGATGATATTCAGGTAAAGTTTGAAACTTTGGAAGAAACTGTAGAATCTATGGAGGAAACTGTTGAGGTAAAGCTTGAATCTTTGGAGGATCttaaagtagaagaagaagaagaagaagggatGGTTTTGACTGAGGTTGttaaaccaaaaaagaaaagggggaGACCACCCAACAAAAATAAGGGAAAACTAAAATTGGAGGAAGACACAGGAAAAGAGACTTGTATTAAGAAAAACACGAATCTTGGTAGGAAAAAGAATCATGTTCAAAAAAAGAATCATGTCAATGAAAAAGAAGACGAAATTGATAGTATGagagaagaggaaaaaaatgattttgatagAGTCAGTGCTACTCATAGGCCAGTGAGGTCGTCACGTAAAAAAGCTATTGAGAAGATAACTGAATTTTCTCTGCAAATGAATGAATGGGATGAAGAAGATCTTAGTGCTCATAAGAAAAGAAGGGGTCAAGGCAGGAAGAGTGGCGTCAAAACAGAAGAAGGAAATGCAGATAGTGGTCAGAAAATTGCAAGTAAAAAACGTGGAATAATGAGTTTGAAAGTGAATGGTGGAGATTCTAATAGTAAAGAGGAGGAGGGTAATGGGAGTAAAAAACATAGGGCTGAGGAACAAGACAAAGTGGAAAGATCAGAGTCTGCAAGGCAAATCAAAGATAATGCATCAAATCCCCGTGCTAGAAAGAGGAAGGATGAGAAT GGTAATGAGATTCTATCAAATATGTGTCATCAGTGCCAGAGGAATGACAAAGGAAGGGTTGTTCGCTGCACCAGCTGTAAAACAAAGCGATACTGCATTCCTTGCATAACCACATG GTACCCTGGAATGCCCGAGGAGGCTTTTGCAGAGTCTTGTCCTGTTTGTCGTCAAAACTGTAATTGCAAAGCATGCTTGCGTTTGGATGGGCCAATAAGG GCTTTGAAGGATTCACAATGTCAGATTAGCGAAGAAGAAAAGTTTGAACATTCAAAATTCATTTTGCAAATACTTTTGCCTTTCTTGAGAAGATTTAATGCAGAGCAAGTGATGGAGAAGGAGATTGAAGCTAAGACTCGAG GGCCATCAGTGTCAGAGTTAGTGCTGAAGAAGGCGAAGTGTCAGAAGAATGAGCGGATGTACTG TAACAACTGCAAAACATCCATTTTTGATTTTCACAGGAACTGTTCTAGCTGTTCCTATGATCTATGCCTTACTTGTTGCCGGGAGCTTAGAGATGGTCACCTTAAGGGAGGCGATGAAGAAGTCATTGTGGAATTCGTTGACAAGGGGGTTGATTATTTGCATGGTGATGTGAGGCCTGGTTCTTCATCAGATACCCGAACTTCAAGAAGGTCTAAATCTTCCAAGAAGATGGTTGAAAATGATTCGGTGGATGATGCCAGGCTTGCATTTGAAATGGAGCCTGGGGATAATGGAGGGCATCTGCAAGATAATTCTGGTGGTCCTGCTGGTGAATGGAAATCCAATGAAGATGGTAGCATCCCTTGTCCACCACAGAAGTTTGGTGGTTGTGGTAAGGGAAATTTAGATCTGAAGTGCCTGCTCAACAAGACAGAAGGTCTCTCTGAGTTGTTGGCAAGAGCTGAAGATATTGCCAAAAGATTTGAATTGGAATACATGCCTGAAATTTCTCAGGGACCATGCTGCTGTAGGAATTCGGTAAATGAAGATGATATTCAGAAAAGCAAAATGTGTAAAACAGTATCTCGTGACGGGTGTGATGACAACTATTTATACTGTCCAGCAGCTAAAGATCTTCAGCAGGAGGATTTGAAGCATTTCCAATGTCACTGGCTGAAAGGTGAGCCTGTGATTGTCCGCAATGTGCTTGAGACTGCGTCAGGGTTAAGCTGGGAGCCCATGGTTATGTGGCGAGCCTGTCGTCAGATAAAGAACTTAAACCACCCTCTTCTTTTGGATGTCGTTGCTATCAATTGCTTAGATTGGTGTGAG GTAGAAGTTAACATCCATCAGTTTTTTAAGGGATATTTGGAAGGTCGAACTGATAGTGCTGGTTGGCCCCAGATTCTGAAGTTGAAAGATTGGCCTCCATCTGATTTATTCGATGAGCGATTACCTCGTCATGGCGCTGAGTTTGTTAGATGCTTGCCTTTTCAGGAGTACACAAATCCACAAAATGGATTCCTAAATCTTGCTGTCAAACTGCCACCCAATTCGTTGAAGCCTGACATGGGACCAAAGACATATATTGCTTATGGAGTTCGACAGGAGCTAGGGCGTGGAGACTCTGTGACTAAGCTGCATTGTGATATGTCTGATGCG GTGAATGTGTTGACACATACTCAAGCAATAAACCTGACGCCTGAGCAGCTTTCAGTaatggaaaaaatgaaaaaaaaacatgctgAACAAGATAAAACTGAACTTCAGATGGCTGAGGGCgagaaaaaatgcaaaaatgaaGCATCATCTGAGTTGATTGATGACTACTGTGTGCACAGTGACAGAAGTAGCAGAAGAGATGAAGAAAAAACTGAACATTCTGAAGTTCAAAGCTTGAGTTTTGAACCAGATTGTGGCAATCCTTCAATAATTCCATCTGCTTCTTGTGTCGAACCAGAGGGAGATACTGATGCTGATTTGGTAATAAATGGTGCAATCAATTCTACTAGCTATAGTGAAGCAAGTGGAGGAATTAGAAttgataatgataaaaatgacgAGTGCAAAGATGACCCCgtgtttgaaaaaaatgaagtatCTGAGGATATGGATGGCGGTGCACTGTGGGACATCTTTAGAAGGCAAGATGTTGCTAAGTTGGAGGAATATCTTTTGAAGCACTTCAAGGAATTCAGACATATCTACTGTTGCCCGGTCCCACAG GTTATTCACCCTATACATGATCAAACATTTTACTTGACTGAGGATCACAAAAGGAAGCTTAAGGAAGAGTATG gAGTTGAGCCATGGACCTTTGTTCAAAAATTGGGAGATGCAGTTTTTATACCTGCGGGTTGTCCTCATCAAGTTAGAAACTTGAAG TCCTGTATTAAGGTTGCTCTTGACTTTGTGTCTCCTGAAAATCTTCATGAGTGCATCCGTCTGACTGAAGAGTTCCGCACTCTTCCCCAAAATCACAGAGCCAAGGAAGACAAGTTGGAG GTTAAGAAAATGAGCATTTGTGCAGTGAGAGACGCGGTAGTTGAATTGGAAAAACTTTCAAA
- the LOC107017980 gene encoding lysine-specific demethylase JMJ25-like isoform X2 — protein sequence MEETIQNKVKFDSLEETEDDIQVKFETLEETVESMEETVEVKLESLEDLKVEEEEEEGMVLTEVVKPKKKRGRPPNKNKGKLKLEEDTGKETCIKKNTNLGRKKNHVQKKNHVNEKEDEIDSMREEEKNDFDRVSATHRPVRSSRKKAIEKITEFSLQMNEWDEEDLSAHKKRRGQGRKSGVKTEEGNADSGQKIASKKRGIMSLKVNGGDSNSKEEEGNGSKKHRAEEQDKVERSESARQIKDNASNPRARKRKDENGNEILSNMCHQCQRNDKGRVVRCTSCKTKRYCIPCITTWYPGMPEEAFAESCPVCRQNCNCKACLRLDGPIRALKDSQCQISEEEKFEHSKFILQILLPFLRRFNAEQVMEKEIEAKTRGPSVSELVLKKAKCQKNERMYWNCSSCSYDLCLTCCRELRDGHLKGGDEEVIVEFVDKGVDYLHGDVRPGSSSDTRTSRRSKSSKKMVENDSVDDARLAFEMEPGDNGGHLQDNSGGPAGEWKSNEDGSIPCPPQKFGGCGKGNLDLKCLLNKTEGLSELLARAEDIAKRFELEYMPEISQGPCCCRNSVNEDDIQKSKMCKTVSRDGCDDNYLYCPAAKDLQQEDLKHFQCHWLKGEPVIVRNVLETASGLSWEPMVMWRACRQIKNLNHPLLLDVVAINCLDWCEVEVNIHQFFKGYLEGRTDSAGWPQILKLKDWPPSDLFDERLPRHGAEFVRCLPFQEYTNPQNGFLNLAVKLPPNSLKPDMGPKTYIAYGVRQELGRGDSVTKLHCDMSDAVNVLTHTQAINLTPEQLSVMEKMKKKHAEQDKTELQMAEGEKKCKNEASSELIDDYCVHSDRSSRRDEEKTEHSEVQSLSFEPDCGNPSIIPSASCVEPEGDTDADLVINGAINSTSYSEASGGIRIDNDKNDECKDDPVFEKNEVSEDMDGGALWDIFRRQDVAKLEEYLLKHFKEFRHIYCCPVPQVIHPIHDQTFYLTEDHKRKLKEEYGVEPWTFVQKLGDAVFIPAGCPHQVRNLKSCIKVALDFVSPENLHECIRLTEEFRTLPQNHRAKEDKLEVKKMSICAVRDAVVELEKLSKESTGNNEKRRHTVMDDDREHSGDD from the exons ATGGAGGAAACTATTCAGAACAAGGTAAAGTTTGATTCTTTAGAGGAAACGGAGGATGATATTCAGGTAAAGTTTGAAACTTTGGAAGAAACTGTAGAATCTATGGAGGAAACTGTTGAGGTAAAGCTTGAATCTTTGGAGGATCttaaagtagaagaagaagaagaagaagggatGGTTTTGACTGAGGTTGttaaaccaaaaaagaaaagggggaGACCACCCAACAAAAATAAGGGAAAACTAAAATTGGAGGAAGACACAGGAAAAGAGACTTGTATTAAGAAAAACACGAATCTTGGTAGGAAAAAGAATCATGTTCAAAAAAAGAATCATGTCAATGAAAAAGAAGACGAAATTGATAGTATGagagaagaggaaaaaaatgattttgatagAGTCAGTGCTACTCATAGGCCAGTGAGGTCGTCACGTAAAAAAGCTATTGAGAAGATAACTGAATTTTCTCTGCAAATGAATGAATGGGATGAAGAAGATCTTAGTGCTCATAAGAAAAGAAGGGGTCAAGGCAGGAAGAGTGGCGTCAAAACAGAAGAAGGAAATGCAGATAGTGGTCAGAAAATTGCAAGTAAAAAACGTGGAATAATGAGTTTGAAAGTGAATGGTGGAGATTCTAATAGTAAAGAGGAGGAGGGTAATGGGAGTAAAAAACATAGGGCTGAGGAACAAGACAAAGTGGAAAGATCAGAGTCTGCAAGGCAAATCAAAGATAATGCATCAAATCCCCGTGCTAGAAAGAGGAAGGATGAGAAT GGTAATGAGATTCTATCAAATATGTGTCATCAGTGCCAGAGGAATGACAAAGGAAGGGTTGTTCGCTGCACCAGCTGTAAAACAAAGCGATACTGCATTCCTTGCATAACCACATG GTACCCTGGAATGCCCGAGGAGGCTTTTGCAGAGTCTTGTCCTGTTTGTCGTCAAAACTGTAATTGCAAAGCATGCTTGCGTTTGGATGGGCCAATAAGG GCTTTGAAGGATTCACAATGTCAGATTAGCGAAGAAGAAAAGTTTGAACATTCAAAATTCATTTTGCAAATACTTTTGCCTTTCTTGAGAAGATTTAATGCAGAGCAAGTGATGGAGAAGGAGATTGAAGCTAAGACTCGAG GGCCATCAGTGTCAGAGTTAGTGCTGAAGAAGGCGAAGTGTCAGAAGAATGAGCGGATGTACTG GAACTGTTCTAGCTGTTCCTATGATCTATGCCTTACTTGTTGCCGGGAGCTTAGAGATGGTCACCTTAAGGGAGGCGATGAAGAAGTCATTGTGGAATTCGTTGACAAGGGGGTTGATTATTTGCATGGTGATGTGAGGCCTGGTTCTTCATCAGATACCCGAACTTCAAGAAGGTCTAAATCTTCCAAGAAGATGGTTGAAAATGATTCGGTGGATGATGCCAGGCTTGCATTTGAAATGGAGCCTGGGGATAATGGAGGGCATCTGCAAGATAATTCTGGTGGTCCTGCTGGTGAATGGAAATCCAATGAAGATGGTAGCATCCCTTGTCCACCACAGAAGTTTGGTGGTTGTGGTAAGGGAAATTTAGATCTGAAGTGCCTGCTCAACAAGACAGAAGGTCTCTCTGAGTTGTTGGCAAGAGCTGAAGATATTGCCAAAAGATTTGAATTGGAATACATGCCTGAAATTTCTCAGGGACCATGCTGCTGTAGGAATTCGGTAAATGAAGATGATATTCAGAAAAGCAAAATGTGTAAAACAGTATCTCGTGACGGGTGTGATGACAACTATTTATACTGTCCAGCAGCTAAAGATCTTCAGCAGGAGGATTTGAAGCATTTCCAATGTCACTGGCTGAAAGGTGAGCCTGTGATTGTCCGCAATGTGCTTGAGACTGCGTCAGGGTTAAGCTGGGAGCCCATGGTTATGTGGCGAGCCTGTCGTCAGATAAAGAACTTAAACCACCCTCTTCTTTTGGATGTCGTTGCTATCAATTGCTTAGATTGGTGTGAG GTAGAAGTTAACATCCATCAGTTTTTTAAGGGATATTTGGAAGGTCGAACTGATAGTGCTGGTTGGCCCCAGATTCTGAAGTTGAAAGATTGGCCTCCATCTGATTTATTCGATGAGCGATTACCTCGTCATGGCGCTGAGTTTGTTAGATGCTTGCCTTTTCAGGAGTACACAAATCCACAAAATGGATTCCTAAATCTTGCTGTCAAACTGCCACCCAATTCGTTGAAGCCTGACATGGGACCAAAGACATATATTGCTTATGGAGTTCGACAGGAGCTAGGGCGTGGAGACTCTGTGACTAAGCTGCATTGTGATATGTCTGATGCG GTGAATGTGTTGACACATACTCAAGCAATAAACCTGACGCCTGAGCAGCTTTCAGTaatggaaaaaatgaaaaaaaaacatgctgAACAAGATAAAACTGAACTTCAGATGGCTGAGGGCgagaaaaaatgcaaaaatgaaGCATCATCTGAGTTGATTGATGACTACTGTGTGCACAGTGACAGAAGTAGCAGAAGAGATGAAGAAAAAACTGAACATTCTGAAGTTCAAAGCTTGAGTTTTGAACCAGATTGTGGCAATCCTTCAATAATTCCATCTGCTTCTTGTGTCGAACCAGAGGGAGATACTGATGCTGATTTGGTAATAAATGGTGCAATCAATTCTACTAGCTATAGTGAAGCAAGTGGAGGAATTAGAAttgataatgataaaaatgacgAGTGCAAAGATGACCCCgtgtttgaaaaaaatgaagtatCTGAGGATATGGATGGCGGTGCACTGTGGGACATCTTTAGAAGGCAAGATGTTGCTAAGTTGGAGGAATATCTTTTGAAGCACTTCAAGGAATTCAGACATATCTACTGTTGCCCGGTCCCACAG GTTATTCACCCTATACATGATCAAACATTTTACTTGACTGAGGATCACAAAAGGAAGCTTAAGGAAGAGTATG gAGTTGAGCCATGGACCTTTGTTCAAAAATTGGGAGATGCAGTTTTTATACCTGCGGGTTGTCCTCATCAAGTTAGAAACTTGAAG TCCTGTATTAAGGTTGCTCTTGACTTTGTGTCTCCTGAAAATCTTCATGAGTGCATCCGTCTGACTGAAGAGTTCCGCACTCTTCCCCAAAATCACAGAGCCAAGGAAGACAAGTTGGAG GTTAAGAAAATGAGCATTTGTGCAGTGAGAGACGCGGTAGTTGAATTGGAAAAACTTTCAAA
- the LOC107017980 gene encoding lysine-specific demethylase JMJ25-like isoform X3, translating to MEETIQNKVKFDSLEETEDDIQVKFETLEETVESMEETVEVKLESLEDLKVEEEEEEGMVLTEVVKPKKKRGRPPNKNKGKLKLEEDTGKETCIKKNTNLGRKKNHVQKKNHVNEKEDEIDSMREEEKNDFDRVSATHRPVRSSRKKAIEKITEFSLQMNEWDEEDLSAHKKRRGQGRKSGVKTEEGNADSGQKIASKKRGIMSLKVNGGDSNSKEEEGNGSKKHRAEEQDKVERSESARQIKDNASNPRARKRKDENGNEILSNMCHQCQRNDKGRVVRCTSCKTKRYCIPCITTWYPGMPEEAFAESCPVCRQNCNCKACLRLDGPIRALKDSQCQISEEEKFEHSKFILQILLPFLRRFNAEQVMEKEIEAKTRGPSVSELVLKKAKCQKNERMYCNNCKTSIFDFHRNCSSCSYDLCLTCCRELRDGHLKGGDEEVIVEFVDKGVDYLHGDVRPGSSSDTRTSRRSKSSKKMVENDSVDDARLAFEMEPGDNGGHLQDNSGGPAGEWKSNEDGSIPCPPQKFGGCGKGNLDLKCLLNKTEGLSELLARAEDIAKRFELEYMPEISQGPCCCRNSVNEDDIQKSKMCKTVSRDGCDDNYLYCPAAKDLQQEDLKHFQCHWLKGEPVIVRNVLETASGLSWEPMVMWRACRQIKNLNHPLLLDVVAINCLDWCEVEVNIHQFFKGYLEGRTDSAGWPQILKLKDWPPSDLFDERLPRHGAEFVRCLPFQEYTNPQNGFLNLAVKLPPNSLKPDMGPKTYIAYGVRQELGRGDSVTKLHCDMSDAVNVLTHTQAINLTPEQLSVMEKMKKKHAEQDKTELQMAEGEKKCKNEASSELIDDYCVHSDRSSRRDEEKTEHSEVQSLSFEPDCGNPSIIPSASCVEPEGDTDADLVINGAINSTSYSEASGGIRIDNDKNDECKDDPVFEKNEVSEDMDGGALWDIFRRQDVAKLEEYLLKHFKEFRHIYCCPVPQVIHPIHDQTFYLTEDHKRKLKEEYGVEPWTFVQKLGDAVFIPAGCPHQVRNLKSCIKVALDFVSPENLHECIRLTEEFRTLPQNHRAKEDKLEGINWQ from the exons ATGGAGGAAACTATTCAGAACAAGGTAAAGTTTGATTCTTTAGAGGAAACGGAGGATGATATTCAGGTAAAGTTTGAAACTTTGGAAGAAACTGTAGAATCTATGGAGGAAACTGTTGAGGTAAAGCTTGAATCTTTGGAGGATCttaaagtagaagaagaagaagaagaagggatGGTTTTGACTGAGGTTGttaaaccaaaaaagaaaagggggaGACCACCCAACAAAAATAAGGGAAAACTAAAATTGGAGGAAGACACAGGAAAAGAGACTTGTATTAAGAAAAACACGAATCTTGGTAGGAAAAAGAATCATGTTCAAAAAAAGAATCATGTCAATGAAAAAGAAGACGAAATTGATAGTATGagagaagaggaaaaaaatgattttgatagAGTCAGTGCTACTCATAGGCCAGTGAGGTCGTCACGTAAAAAAGCTATTGAGAAGATAACTGAATTTTCTCTGCAAATGAATGAATGGGATGAAGAAGATCTTAGTGCTCATAAGAAAAGAAGGGGTCAAGGCAGGAAGAGTGGCGTCAAAACAGAAGAAGGAAATGCAGATAGTGGTCAGAAAATTGCAAGTAAAAAACGTGGAATAATGAGTTTGAAAGTGAATGGTGGAGATTCTAATAGTAAAGAGGAGGAGGGTAATGGGAGTAAAAAACATAGGGCTGAGGAACAAGACAAAGTGGAAAGATCAGAGTCTGCAAGGCAAATCAAAGATAATGCATCAAATCCCCGTGCTAGAAAGAGGAAGGATGAGAAT GGTAATGAGATTCTATCAAATATGTGTCATCAGTGCCAGAGGAATGACAAAGGAAGGGTTGTTCGCTGCACCAGCTGTAAAACAAAGCGATACTGCATTCCTTGCATAACCACATG GTACCCTGGAATGCCCGAGGAGGCTTTTGCAGAGTCTTGTCCTGTTTGTCGTCAAAACTGTAATTGCAAAGCATGCTTGCGTTTGGATGGGCCAATAAGG GCTTTGAAGGATTCACAATGTCAGATTAGCGAAGAAGAAAAGTTTGAACATTCAAAATTCATTTTGCAAATACTTTTGCCTTTCTTGAGAAGATTTAATGCAGAGCAAGTGATGGAGAAGGAGATTGAAGCTAAGACTCGAG GGCCATCAGTGTCAGAGTTAGTGCTGAAGAAGGCGAAGTGTCAGAAGAATGAGCGGATGTACTG TAACAACTGCAAAACATCCATTTTTGATTTTCACAGGAACTGTTCTAGCTGTTCCTATGATCTATGCCTTACTTGTTGCCGGGAGCTTAGAGATGGTCACCTTAAGGGAGGCGATGAAGAAGTCATTGTGGAATTCGTTGACAAGGGGGTTGATTATTTGCATGGTGATGTGAGGCCTGGTTCTTCATCAGATACCCGAACTTCAAGAAGGTCTAAATCTTCCAAGAAGATGGTTGAAAATGATTCGGTGGATGATGCCAGGCTTGCATTTGAAATGGAGCCTGGGGATAATGGAGGGCATCTGCAAGATAATTCTGGTGGTCCTGCTGGTGAATGGAAATCCAATGAAGATGGTAGCATCCCTTGTCCACCACAGAAGTTTGGTGGTTGTGGTAAGGGAAATTTAGATCTGAAGTGCCTGCTCAACAAGACAGAAGGTCTCTCTGAGTTGTTGGCAAGAGCTGAAGATATTGCCAAAAGATTTGAATTGGAATACATGCCTGAAATTTCTCAGGGACCATGCTGCTGTAGGAATTCGGTAAATGAAGATGATATTCAGAAAAGCAAAATGTGTAAAACAGTATCTCGTGACGGGTGTGATGACAACTATTTATACTGTCCAGCAGCTAAAGATCTTCAGCAGGAGGATTTGAAGCATTTCCAATGTCACTGGCTGAAAGGTGAGCCTGTGATTGTCCGCAATGTGCTTGAGACTGCGTCAGGGTTAAGCTGGGAGCCCATGGTTATGTGGCGAGCCTGTCGTCAGATAAAGAACTTAAACCACCCTCTTCTTTTGGATGTCGTTGCTATCAATTGCTTAGATTGGTGTGAG GTAGAAGTTAACATCCATCAGTTTTTTAAGGGATATTTGGAAGGTCGAACTGATAGTGCTGGTTGGCCCCAGATTCTGAAGTTGAAAGATTGGCCTCCATCTGATTTATTCGATGAGCGATTACCTCGTCATGGCGCTGAGTTTGTTAGATGCTTGCCTTTTCAGGAGTACACAAATCCACAAAATGGATTCCTAAATCTTGCTGTCAAACTGCCACCCAATTCGTTGAAGCCTGACATGGGACCAAAGACATATATTGCTTATGGAGTTCGACAGGAGCTAGGGCGTGGAGACTCTGTGACTAAGCTGCATTGTGATATGTCTGATGCG GTGAATGTGTTGACACATACTCAAGCAATAAACCTGACGCCTGAGCAGCTTTCAGTaatggaaaaaatgaaaaaaaaacatgctgAACAAGATAAAACTGAACTTCAGATGGCTGAGGGCgagaaaaaatgcaaaaatgaaGCATCATCTGAGTTGATTGATGACTACTGTGTGCACAGTGACAGAAGTAGCAGAAGAGATGAAGAAAAAACTGAACATTCTGAAGTTCAAAGCTTGAGTTTTGAACCAGATTGTGGCAATCCTTCAATAATTCCATCTGCTTCTTGTGTCGAACCAGAGGGAGATACTGATGCTGATTTGGTAATAAATGGTGCAATCAATTCTACTAGCTATAGTGAAGCAAGTGGAGGAATTAGAAttgataatgataaaaatgacgAGTGCAAAGATGACCCCgtgtttgaaaaaaatgaagtatCTGAGGATATGGATGGCGGTGCACTGTGGGACATCTTTAGAAGGCAAGATGTTGCTAAGTTGGAGGAATATCTTTTGAAGCACTTCAAGGAATTCAGACATATCTACTGTTGCCCGGTCCCACAG GTTATTCACCCTATACATGATCAAACATTTTACTTGACTGAGGATCACAAAAGGAAGCTTAAGGAAGAGTATG gAGTTGAGCCATGGACCTTTGTTCAAAAATTGGGAGATGCAGTTTTTATACCTGCGGGTTGTCCTCATCAAGTTAGAAACTTGAAG TCCTGTATTAAGGTTGCTCTTGACTTTGTGTCTCCTGAAAATCTTCATGAGTGCATCCGTCTGACTGAAGAGTTCCGCACTCTTCCCCAAAATCACAGAGCCAAGGAAGACAAGTTGGAG